In one Methylobacterium sp. SyP6R genomic region, the following are encoded:
- a CDS encoding MATE family efflux transporter, with protein sequence MDARTHRLLHAPIGPTLLRLAVPNVVVMLVQALVGLIETAFVAGLGTDALAGMALVFPVLMLVQMISAGAMGGGILSAVARSLGAGRRAEADRLPWYAAAIGLILGLLTTGLELAFGPALYRAMGGEGASLQAATTYGGVVFCGAALVWLFNALAAVIRGTGNMTLPALVISVGAAVLVPLSPALIYGFGPIPGLGIVGGGVAVLAYYAAGTAVFAHHLWAGRGLLRPGSRPPRLAWAPLRDILRIGAVSSIVSATTNITIAVATAFAGEAGPAAVAGYGTGARLEYLLVPLVFGLGAPIGAMVGTCIGAGDRARALRVAWTGAAIAGGLTEAIGLAAALWPLPFLRIFGHDPQMLTVGSRYLHLVGPFYGFAGIGLALYFASQGAGRVGWPLVAGIARMAVSIGGGVLALRLGLGLDGVFLALGLGLAALGLVNAGAVAAGVWFRGERAAVPALVAAGGE encoded by the coding sequence ATGGATGCGCGCACCCACCGCCTGCTCCATGCCCCGATCGGCCCGACGCTCCTGCGCCTCGCCGTGCCGAACGTCGTCGTCATGCTGGTCCAGGCCCTGGTCGGGCTGATCGAAACCGCCTTCGTCGCAGGGCTCGGCACCGATGCCCTCGCCGGCATGGCGCTGGTCTTTCCCGTGCTGATGCTGGTGCAGATGATCTCGGCCGGCGCCATGGGCGGCGGCATCCTGTCGGCGGTGGCCCGCAGCCTCGGGGCCGGCCGGCGCGCGGAGGCCGACCGGCTGCCGTGGTACGCCGCCGCCATCGGCCTCATCCTCGGCCTGCTCACCACCGGGCTCGAACTCGCCTTCGGGCCGGCGCTCTACCGGGCGATGGGGGGCGAGGGCGCCTCGCTCCAGGCGGCCACGACCTATGGCGGCGTGGTGTTCTGCGGTGCGGCGCTGGTCTGGCTGTTCAACGCGCTCGCCGCCGTGATCCGCGGCACCGGCAACATGACGCTGCCGGCGCTCGTCATCAGCGTCGGCGCCGCCGTGCTGGTACCGCTCTCGCCGGCCCTGATCTACGGATTCGGGCCGATTCCCGGTCTCGGCATCGTCGGCGGCGGCGTCGCGGTGCTGGCCTACTACGCCGCCGGCACGGCGGTGTTCGCCCATCATCTCTGGGCCGGACGCGGCCTGTTGCGGCCCGGCTCCCGCCCGCCTCGCCTCGCCTGGGCACCGTTGCGCGACATCCTGCGGATCGGGGCCGTCTCGTCGATCGTCAGCGCCACCACCAACATCACCATCGCCGTCGCCACCGCCTTCGCCGGGGAGGCCGGCCCGGCGGCGGTGGCGGGCTACGGCACGGGAGCGCGGCTCGAATACCTGCTGGTGCCCCTCGTCTTCGGCCTCGGCGCGCCGATCGGCGCGATGGTCGGCACCTGCATCGGCGCCGGCGACCGGGCCCGTGCCCTGCGGGTGGCCTGGACCGGCGCGGCGATCGCGGGCGGGCTGACGGAGGCGATCGGGCTTGCCGCCGCCCTCTGGCCGCTGCCGTTCCTCAGGATTTTCGGCCACGATCCGCAGATGCTCACCGTCGGCAGCCGCTATCTCCACCTCGTCGGCCCGTTCTACGGATTCGCCGGAATCGGGCTCGCCCTCTACTTCGCCTCGCAAGGGGCCGGCCGGGTCGGATGGCCGCTGGTGGCGGGGATCGCCCGCATGGCGGTCTCGATCGGCGGCGGTGTCCTGGCGCTCCGGCTCGGCCTCGGTCTCGACGGGGTCTTCCTGGCGCTCGGCCTCGGTCTTGCCGCGCTCGGGCTCGTCAATGCCGGCGCGGTCGCCGCCGGGGTGTGGTTTCGCGGGGAGCGGGCGGCGGTGCCGGCCCTCGTGGCAGCGGGAGGGGAATAG
- a CDS encoding alginate O-acetyltransferase AlgX-related protein has product MYHAGKDGWLFLTGGTNEVADQYRRIRPMDRVLRQWRRQILRRIRRGQSFGARYLHLVVPEKLSVYEDRFDGLTLDPRLAPSRRLGTLMRWSWPGRRAWIDLLGPMRARRNERDLHYRTDTHWNIHGCLLAYRLVCRACGASPRTDFLDRPFHEFEAVLDIGNKLDAPPLETVRNYQLFRDAERVGGGRLIDAYTAAGRLGELHSGAHAVYRNRSPDADPRILVLFGDSCANFAPNGLTAMLAETFREVHFIWSSNIDWGYVERILPDIVLCEQVERFLPRVPEDDFDLASYEAERLAALGVAS; this is encoded by the coding sequence ATGTATCACGCGGGCAAGGACGGCTGGCTCTTCCTCACCGGGGGCACCAACGAGGTCGCGGACCAGTACCGGCGGATCCGCCCGATGGACCGGGTCCTGCGCCAGTGGCGCCGGCAGATCCTGCGGCGCATCCGGCGCGGCCAGAGCTTCGGCGCCCGCTACCTGCACCTCGTGGTGCCCGAGAAGCTCAGCGTCTACGAGGACCGCTTCGACGGCCTGACCCTCGACCCGCGCCTCGCGCCGTCCCGCCGCCTCGGCACCCTGATGCGCTGGTCCTGGCCGGGGCGCCGGGCCTGGATCGACCTCCTCGGGCCGATGCGCGCGCGGCGCAACGAGCGCGACCTGCATTACCGCACCGACACGCACTGGAACATCCACGGCTGCCTGCTCGCCTACCGGCTGGTCTGCCGGGCCTGCGGGGCGAGCCCGCGCACCGATTTCCTGGACCGGCCGTTCCACGAATTCGAGGCCGTGCTCGACATCGGCAACAAGCTCGACGCGCCGCCCCTCGAGACCGTGCGCAACTACCAGCTCTTCCGCGATGCCGAGCGGGTCGGGGGCGGCCGCCTGATCGACGCCTACACGGCCGCCGGCCGCCTCGGCGAGCTGCATAGCGGCGCCCATGCGGTCTACCGCAACCGTTCCCCCGACGCCGATCCGCGCATCCTGGTGCTGTTCGGCGATTCCTGCGCCAACTTCGCCCCCAACGGATTGACCGCGATGCTGGCCGAGACCTTCCGCGAGGTCCACTTCATCTGGTCGTCGAACATCGACTGGGGCTATGTCGAGCGCATCCTGCCCGACATCGTGCTGTGCGAACAGGTCGAGCGTTTCCTGCCGCGGGTGCCGGAGGACGATTTCGACCTCGCGTCCTACGAGGCGGAGCGGCTGGCGGCGTTGGGGGTGGCGTCGTAG
- a CDS encoding response regulator, whose amino-acid sequence MTHPTPPVALIADDDDFFRLAVVAILTRSFGFSEVVETGSLDAALDQLSTRRGAVTLALFDLAMPGMEGPGSLSAVRECFPAVKVAVVSASTERNKILTALEVGVHGYIPKGIGSSELTRAVGMVLEGQIFVPASLAVLDGAGPRPALEARGPAFDGRPDGRFEGRQDGRQLRIPDLTPRQRDVLALLVEGRSNKEIARRLQLGEGTVKVHMAALLRSLGVQNRAAAAVVGARLLAD is encoded by the coding sequence ATGACCCACCCGACTCCGCCAGTCGCCCTGATCGCGGATGACGACGACTTCTTCCGCCTCGCCGTGGTGGCGATCCTGACCCGCAGCTTCGGCTTTTCCGAGGTCGTCGAGACCGGTTCCCTCGACGCCGCCCTCGACCAGCTCTCGACCCGCCGGGGCGCCGTGACCCTGGCGCTGTTCGACCTGGCGATGCCCGGCATGGAGGGCCCCGGCAGCCTGAGCGCGGTGCGCGAGTGCTTCCCGGCGGTGAAGGTGGCGGTGGTCTCGGCCTCCACCGAGCGCAACAAGATCCTCACCGCCCTCGAGGTCGGGGTCCACGGCTACATCCCCAAGGGGATCGGCTCGTCCGAGCTGACCCGGGCGGTGGGCATGGTCCTCGAGGGCCAGATCTTCGTGCCGGCCTCCCTGGCGGTGCTCGACGGGGCGGGCCCGCGCCCGGCGCTCGAGGCACGGGGCCCCGCCTTCGACGGACGACCGGACGGACGGTTCGAGGGACGGCAGGACGGGCGCCAGCTCCGCATTCCCGACCTGACGCCGCGCCAGCGCGACGTGCTCGCCCTCCTGGTCGAAGGCCGGTCGAACAAAGAGATCGCCCGGCGGCTCCAGCTCGGCGAAGGCACCGTCAAGGTCCACATGGCGGCGCTGCTACGCAGCCTCGGGGTGCAGAACCGGGCCGCGGCGGCGGTGGTCGGCGCACGTCTGCTGGCGGATTGA
- a CDS encoding multidrug effflux MFS transporter: protein MASSASGGATKPEMIRPESGWAGPGFVEFVALMALMMGLTAVTIDSFLPAFPAIQRDFAIQDPNRLQLLVYVYMLGFGTAQLVYGPVSDGTGRRPALIAGIGIYLAGSVLAMLAPSFEVLLLARAIQGVGGAAGRVLAVAIVRDRYEGRDMARVMSFCMMVFLIVPILAPSLGSLVLFAGSWRMIFGLMLALALVTLAWFGTRLPETLHPAFRRPVSARAIGSGIAVTVRTRASLGYATALGLTTGCIMGYVGSAQAVFDTGLYHLGPLFPVAFALIAGAMGVATLINARLVRRLGMRRLAHGGTLGLFLAACLQLALVLAFAGTPPLWLLIVTLAACQFLMSFAMPNFNALAMEPLAAIAGTASSFIGFYTTLLAAFCGLLVGQSFDGTVTPLALGYCALSGLSLATVLWTERGRLF from the coding sequence ATGGCGAGCAGCGCGAGCGGCGGGGCGACCAAGCCTGAGATGATCCGGCCCGAATCCGGCTGGGCCGGGCCCGGCTTCGTCGAGTTCGTCGCCCTGATGGCCCTGATGATGGGCCTGACCGCGGTCACCATCGACAGCTTCCTGCCGGCCTTCCCGGCGATCCAGCGCGACTTCGCGATCCAGGACCCCAACCGGCTGCAGCTCCTGGTCTACGTCTACATGCTGGGCTTCGGGACCGCCCAGCTCGTCTACGGCCCGGTCTCGGACGGGACCGGGCGGCGCCCGGCCCTGATCGCCGGCATCGGCATCTACCTCGCCGGCAGCGTGCTCGCCATGCTGGCGCCGAGCTTCGAGGTGCTGCTGCTGGCCCGCGCGATCCAGGGCGTCGGGGGAGCGGCGGGCCGCGTCCTCGCGGTGGCGATCGTGCGCGACCGCTACGAGGGCCGCGACATGGCCCGGGTGATGTCGTTCTGCATGATGGTCTTCCTCATCGTGCCGATTCTTGCCCCCTCGCTCGGCAGCCTCGTCCTGTTCGCCGGCAGCTGGCGGATGATCTTCGGCCTGATGCTGGCGCTGGCGCTCGTCACCCTGGCGTGGTTCGGCACGCGCCTGCCCGAGACCCTGCATCCGGCCTTCCGCCGGCCGGTCTCGGCCCGGGCGATCGGATCGGGCATCGCCGTCACGGTGCGGACCCGGGCTTCCCTCGGCTACGCCACCGCGCTCGGCCTCACCACCGGTTGCATCATGGGCTATGTCGGCTCGGCGCAGGCCGTCTTCGATACCGGCCTCTACCATCTCGGGCCCCTGTTCCCGGTCGCCTTCGCGCTGATCGCCGGGGCGATGGGTGTCGCGACGCTGATCAATGCCCGCCTCGTGCGCCGCCTCGGCATGCGGCGGCTGGCCCATGGCGGCACGCTCGGGCTGTTCCTCGCCGCCTGCCTGCAACTCGCGCTGGTCCTGGCCTTCGCCGGGACGCCGCCGCTCTGGCTGCTGATCGTCACCCTGGCGGCGTGCCAGTTCCTGATGAGCTTCGCGATGCCGAACTTCAACGCCCTGGCGATGGAGCCGCTCGCGGCGATCGCCGGGACCGCCTCGTCGTTCATCGGCTTCTACACCACGCTGCTGGCGGCCTTCTGCGGCCTCCTCGTCGGCCAGTCCTTCGACGGGACCGTGACGCCGCTGGCGCTCGGCTATTGCGCCCTGAGCGGGCTGTCCCTCGCCACCGTGCTGTGGACCGAGCGCGGCCGGCTGTTCTGA
- a CDS encoding PAS domain-containing protein, with translation MDREAIGTETISATLDALLNLPPLKKSPQLSAFLAYVVRESLAGRGSLLKSYTIATDALGRSSSFDPATDAIVRVEARRLRQVLQQIYADAACPLEVRIDLPLGRYEPSFRQVAPAQGSPVPASRQEAEDGRQESEQRYRALVEASAAVEWRSGPDGSLMQTFGLSARTGLSDAELQGFGWLDALHPDDRAAVGALWRACCQSGTPLDATYRVRHRSGQYRWMLGRAVPLESAEGTIREWVGTMADIDEQVRAAEALRTSEERLRLAIAAAGLMTWDVDVATREVTCSEFGASLMGATKGPLDELFLAMVLPEDLPTVLASLEPALRGEGTYDAQYRIAHEDGVRWISARGSLMTSSDGRTRLIGVACDISGRYADAHLAEERRLSA, from the coding sequence ATGGATCGGGAAGCGATTGGAACGGAGACCATCAGCGCGACCCTGGACGCTCTGCTCAACCTGCCGCCCTTGAAGAAGTCGCCCCAGCTCTCCGCCTTCCTGGCCTATGTCGTGCGCGAGAGCCTGGCGGGACGCGGCAGCCTGCTCAAGTCCTACACCATCGCGACCGATGCCCTCGGCCGCTCGAGCAGCTTCGATCCGGCGACGGATGCGATCGTGCGGGTCGAGGCCCGGCGCCTGCGCCAGGTGTTGCAGCAGATCTATGCCGATGCCGCCTGCCCGCTCGAGGTGCGCATCGACCTGCCGCTGGGCCGCTACGAGCCGAGCTTCCGGCAGGTCGCCCCGGCCCAGGGATCGCCCGTGCCGGCCAGTCGGCAGGAGGCGGAGGACGGCAGGCAGGAGAGCGAGCAGCGCTACCGCGCCCTGGTGGAGGCGAGCGCGGCGGTGGAGTGGCGCTCGGGCCCGGACGGCAGCCTGATGCAGACCTTCGGCCTGAGCGCGCGCACCGGCCTGAGCGATGCCGAGCTGCAGGGTTTCGGCTGGCTCGACGCCCTGCACCCGGACGACCGCGCCGCGGTCGGGGCCCTGTGGCGGGCCTGCTGCCAGAGCGGCACGCCGCTGGACGCGACCTACCGGGTGCGCCACCGCAGCGGCCAGTACCGCTGGATGCTCGGCCGGGCGGTGCCGCTCGAGAGCGCCGAGGGCACGATTCGCGAATGGGTCGGCACCATGGCCGATATCGACGAGCAGGTCCGCGCCGCCGAGGCCCTGCGCACGAGCGAAGAGCGCTTGCGCCTCGCCATCGCGGCGGCCGGACTGATGACCTGGGACGTCGACGTGGCGACCCGGGAGGTCACCTGCTCGGAATTCGGCGCGAGCCTGATGGGCGCGACGAAGGGCCCGCTCGACGAGTTGTTCCTGGCGATGGTGCTGCCGGAGGATCTGCCGACCGTCCTCGCCAGCCTCGAACCCGCCCTGCGGGGCGAGGGCACCTACGACGCGCAGTACCGCATCGCCCACGAGGACGGCGTGCGCTGGATCTCGGCCCGCGGCAGCCTGATGACGTCCTCCGACGGCCGCACCCGGCTGATCGGGGTCGCCTGCGACATCTCCGGCCGCTACGCCGATGCACACCTCGCCGAGGAGCGGCGGCTGTCGGCCTGA
- a CDS encoding sugar O-acetyltransferase: MTGQKQKMLAGELYIADDPELIADNRRISAWMDRYNAGNSLSQPERQALMAEAFAQVGEGCNIRPPFWCDYGYNISLGRGVFLNFNCCILDVVQVTIGDMTQIGPGVQILTADHPRDPAERRQMLEFGRPVVIGANVWIGGGAMILPGVTIGDDAIIGAGSVVTRDVPAGGVAVGNPARVRGAQEERPARPFDGLSHPLTSS, encoded by the coding sequence ATGACGGGCCAGAAGCAAAAAATGCTCGCCGGCGAGCTCTACATCGCCGACGATCCGGAGCTGATCGCCGACAACCGGCGCATCTCGGCGTGGATGGACCGCTACAACGCCGGCAACAGCTTGAGCCAGCCGGAGCGGCAGGCGCTGATGGCGGAGGCCTTCGCGCAGGTGGGTGAGGGCTGCAACATCCGGCCGCCGTTCTGGTGCGATTACGGCTACAACATCAGCCTCGGCCGCGGCGTCTTCCTCAACTTCAACTGCTGCATCCTCGACGTGGTGCAGGTGACGATCGGCGACATGACGCAGATCGGGCCGGGCGTGCAGATCCTCACCGCCGACCACCCGCGCGATCCGGCCGAGCGGCGGCAGATGCTGGAATTCGGCCGGCCGGTCGTGATCGGGGCCAATGTCTGGATCGGCGGCGGGGCGATGATCCTGCCGGGGGTGACGATCGGCGACGATGCGATCATCGGGGCGGGCAGCGTGGTGACCCGGGACGTGCCGGCGGGGGGTGTGGCGGTGGGGAATCCGGCGCGGGTGCGTGGGGCACAGGAGGAAAGGCCTGCTCGGCCATTCGACGGGTTATCCCACCCTCTCACCTCGTCCTGA
- a CDS encoding extracellular solute-binding protein: MRGAASAGGRRGCGAAVRRLRASLALAVSGVAACLAPAAGAERTRLVAYTALEIEQLDPIRRAIEAAVPEVEIAWLRASTGIVTDRMLAERDAPQADLLIGIAATSLLQFEAAHLLDPYRPAGVEALRPFFRDPTPPYSWTGMDAYLGVICFNVEVAARHRITRPSFWRDLLGPAFEGRIVMPNPAASGTGYLLVAGWLQTLGEDAGWAYMDALDRNVAAYLSSGSAPCREAASGAVALGLSFDMRAAAEKAAGAPIDIVVPVDGTGWEAEAFAVVAGRPHLALARRVADWAASREANALYARSFAIVAYPGVSSPGPHYPPHAEARMIRNDLDWMARNRPRILAEWRRRYGAKVRER, translated from the coding sequence ATGCGGGGGGCGGCATCGGCGGGCGGGAGGAGGGGATGCGGCGCGGCCGTCCGGCGGCTCCGGGCCTCGCTCGCCCTCGCCGTCTCGGGGGTCGCCGCCTGCCTCGCACCCGCCGCCGGGGCGGAGCGCACCCGGCTCGTCGCCTACACGGCCCTCGAGATCGAGCAGCTCGACCCGATCCGGCGGGCGATCGAGGCGGCGGTGCCGGAGGTCGAGATCGCCTGGCTGCGGGCGTCGACCGGCATCGTCACCGACCGCATGCTCGCCGAGCGGGACGCGCCGCAGGCCGACCTCCTCATCGGGATCGCCGCCACCAGCCTGCTGCAATTCGAGGCGGCCCACCTCCTCGATCCCTACCGCCCCGCCGGCGTCGAGGCGTTGCGGCCGTTCTTCCGCGATCCGACCCCGCCCTACAGCTGGACCGGGATGGACGCCTATCTGGGGGTGATCTGCTTCAACGTCGAGGTCGCGGCCCGGCACCGGATCACCCGCCCGAGCTTCTGGCGCGACCTCCTCGGCCCCGCCTTCGAGGGGCGGATCGTCATGCCGAACCCGGCGGCCTCCGGCACCGGCTATCTCCTCGTCGCGGGCTGGCTGCAGACCCTCGGGGAGGATGCGGGCTGGGCCTACATGGATGCGCTCGACCGGAACGTCGCCGCCTACCTGTCGAGCGGCTCGGCCCCGTGCCGGGAGGCCGCCTCCGGCGCCGTCGCCCTGGGCCTCTCCTTCGACATGCGGGCCGCCGCCGAGAAGGCGGCGGGCGCGCCCATCGACATCGTGGTCCCGGTCGACGGCACCGGCTGGGAGGCGGAAGCCTTCGCGGTCGTCGCCGGACGGCCCCACCTCGCGCTCGCCCGGCGGGTGGCGGACTGGGCGGCGAGCCGGGAGGCCAACGCGCTCTATGCCCGCAGCTTCGCCATCGTGGCCTATCCGGGCGTCTCCAGTCCGGGCCCGCACTACCCGCCCCATGCCGAGGCGCGGATGATCCGCAACGACCTCGACTGGATGGCCCGCAACCGGCCCCGCATCCTGGCCGAGTGGCGCCGCCGCTACGGCGCCAAGGTCCGCGAGCGCTGA
- a CDS encoding MaoC family dehydratase, translating to MTRDLYLEDLAPGQVYGSGAATVTEADIVRFATEFDPQPFHLDAGQAASTFFGGLAASGWHTAALTMQLLVGSELRLAGGIIGAGMDELRWPKPLRPGDTIRLTSEVIELRPSRSRPSQGLAKVRTTTLNQHGEPVQVLVANLLVVRRPEG from the coding sequence ATGACGCGGGACCTGTATCTCGAGGATCTGGCGCCGGGCCAGGTCTACGGCTCGGGCGCGGCGACGGTGACCGAGGCCGACATCGTCCGCTTCGCGACCGAGTTCGACCCGCAGCCCTTCCACCTCGATGCCGGGCAGGCCGCATCGACCTTCTTCGGCGGCCTCGCGGCGAGCGGCTGGCACACCGCCGCGCTCACCATGCAGCTTCTCGTCGGCAGCGAGTTGCGGCTGGCCGGCGGGATCATCGGGGCGGGCATGGACGAGCTGCGCTGGCCCAAGCCCCTGCGACCCGGCGACACGATCCGGCTCACGAGCGAGGTGATCGAGCTGCGTCCCTCCCGCTCCCGGCCGAGCCAGGGCCTCGCGAAGGTGCGCACCACCACGCTGAACCAGCATGGCGAGCCGGTGCAGGTGCTGGTGGCCAACCTGCTGGTGGTGCGGCGGCCGGAGGGGTGA
- a CDS encoding mannose-1-phosphate guanylyltransferase/mannose-6-phosphate isomerase, whose amino-acid sequence MSDAGDLIHPVILCGGSGTRLWPASRESFPKQFIPLAEPGRSSFQATAARLSDPATFARPAVITANDARFLVAEQLAQGGVAADILLEPCRRDSAPAVAVAALHAAARDPQGLVLILAADHAVGDDAAFVAAARAARAGARAGHIMTLGIAPTQPATAYGYIQPGASLPGEAGADGARVVERFLEKPDAARAAGLIAEGALWNGGYFLFRADVMLDELAAHAPAVLAAAKAAFETATRDLDFVRLGEEAFARAPQISIDYAVMERTARAGVLPVSFPWSDIGTWGALWEVSPRDADGNALRGRVAVRDTRNSLVHASGEILTTVVGLDDVVVVTTDDAVLVTHRNAGAEVKGLVEALRRRAEPEADAHRLMYRPWGSYQRIDIGSRFQVKRITVKPGGRLSLQKHHHRAEHWVVVRGTAEVTVDGVVRLVHENEAAYLPIGCVHRLANPGKIPLELIEVQVGSYTGEDDIIRIEDVYGREGG is encoded by the coding sequence ATGTCCGATGCTGGCGACCTGATCCACCCGGTGATCCTGTGCGGCGGATCGGGGACGCGGCTATGGCCGGCCTCCCGGGAGAGCTTCCCCAAGCAATTCATCCCGCTCGCCGAGCCCGGGCGCTCGTCGTTCCAGGCCACCGCCGCGCGGCTCTCCGACCCCGCCACCTTCGCCCGCCCGGCGGTCATCACCGCCAACGACGCCCGCTTCCTCGTCGCCGAGCAGCTCGCGCAGGGCGGCGTCGCCGCCGACATCCTGCTCGAACCGTGCCGGCGCGATTCCGCCCCGGCGGTCGCCGTCGCGGCGCTCCACGCCGCCGCCCGCGATCCGCAAGGCCTGGTGCTGATCCTCGCCGCCGACCACGCGGTCGGGGACGACGCGGCCTTCGTCGCGGCCGCCCGGGCCGCCCGGGCCGGGGCGAGAGCCGGGCACATCATGACGCTCGGCATCGCGCCAACGCAGCCGGCCACCGCCTACGGCTACATCCAGCCGGGCGCCTCCCTCCCGGGCGAGGCCGGCGCGGACGGAGCGCGCGTCGTCGAGCGGTTCCTCGAGAAGCCGGACGCCGCCCGCGCCGCCGGCCTGATCGCCGAGGGCGCCCTGTGGAACGGCGGCTACTTCCTGTTCCGCGCCGACGTGATGCTGGACGAGCTCGCGGCCCACGCCCCGGCGGTGCTCGCGGCGGCGAAGGCGGCGTTCGAAACCGCCACCCGCGACCTCGACTTCGTGCGCCTCGGCGAGGAGGCGTTCGCCCGCGCGCCGCAGATCTCGATCGATTACGCGGTGATGGAGCGGACCGCCCGGGCCGGCGTGCTGCCGGTGAGCTTCCCGTGGTCGGATATCGGCACCTGGGGCGCCCTGTGGGAGGTCTCGCCCCGGGACGCCGACGGCAACGCGCTCCGCGGAAGGGTCGCGGTGCGGGACACCCGCAACAGCCTGGTCCACGCCTCGGGCGAGATCCTGACCACGGTGGTCGGCCTCGACGACGTGGTGGTGGTGACGACCGACGACGCGGTGCTGGTGACGCACCGGAATGCCGGGGCGGAGGTGAAGGGCCTGGTCGAGGCCCTGCGGCGTCGGGCTGAGCCGGAGGCGGATGCCCACCGGCTGATGTACCGGCCCTGGGGCTCCTACCAGCGCATCGACATCGGGTCGCGCTTCCAGGTGAAGCGGATCACCGTGAAGCCGGGCGGCCGGCTGTCGCTGCAGAAGCACCATCACCGCGCCGAGCACTGGGTGGTGGTGCGCGGCACCGCCGAGGTCACGGTCGACGGGGTCGTGCGCCTCGTGCACGAGAACGAGGCGGCCTACCTGCCGATCGGCTGCGTGCACCGGCTGGCCAATCCGGGCAAGATCCCGCTCGAGCTGATCGAGGTCCAGGTCGGCAGCTATACCGGCGAGGACGACATCATCCGCATCGAGGACGTCTATGGCCGCGAGGGCGGATGA
- a CDS encoding PIN domain-containing protein gives MKAALTILDTNLMVLLIVGLASQDYILRHKRTQTYTVEDFLLLQDTLAGTPSVVTIPHVLAETSNLVRQFAEPGRSRICAVLQNFVFDCIETTVASGAAARRPEFRLLGLTDAALLEVQYETSVLLTDDLDLYVASVSAGRQAVNFSHLRVR, from the coding sequence TTGAAGGCTGCGCTCACCATTCTCGATACCAACCTCATGGTGCTGCTGATCGTCGGTTTGGCGTCGCAGGATTACATCCTGCGACATAAGCGGACGCAAACCTACACGGTTGAGGATTTCTTGTTGCTGCAAGATACCCTGGCTGGAACACCGTCTGTCGTGACCATTCCACACGTCCTCGCCGAGACCTCCAACCTCGTCCGTCAATTCGCCGAGCCGGGTCGCAGCCGCATCTGTGCAGTCTTGCAGAATTTTGTTTTCGATTGCATCGAGACGACAGTCGCGAGTGGTGCGGCCGCGCGTCGACCTGAGTTTCGCCTCCTCGGGCTGACCGACGCGGCTCTTCTCGAGGTGCAGTACGAAACGTCGGTCCTGCTGACCGACGACCTCGATCTCTATGTGGCGAGCGTGAGCGCCGGCCGGCAGGCCGTCAATTTCTCCCATCTGCGTGTTCGCTGA
- a CDS encoding DoxX family membrane protein, giving the protein MAARNDGILLAGRLLLASALLPAAIGRALNPSGFALTLAATGMPYPNAVATASVVIGIFGPLLLALGLLPRLVGLGLALHAVVAGLLLHRFWEFSGAVARVEQELFLAQLGLAAGFVLYAVTGPGGWSWQGWWHGGERGTAPAARVPAPKDSAPKDSAPKDSASKPPRKRAAAPRGPRPAKAAA; this is encoded by the coding sequence ATGGCTGCGCGCAACGACGGAATCCTGCTCGCCGGGCGGCTCCTGCTCGCCTCCGCCCTGCTGCCGGCGGCGATCGGGCGGGCGCTCAACCCCTCGGGCTTCGCCTTGACGCTGGCGGCGACCGGGATGCCCTACCCGAACGCCGTCGCGACGGCCTCGGTGGTGATCGGGATCTTCGGCCCGCTCCTCCTCGCGCTCGGGCTGCTGCCGCGCCTCGTCGGCCTCGGCCTCGCGCTCCACGCGGTGGTGGCGGGCTTGCTGCTGCACCGGTTCTGGGAGTTCTCCGGCGCCGTCGCCCGGGTCGAGCAGGAACTCTTTCTCGCCCAGCTCGGCCTCGCCGCGGGCTTCGTGCTCTACGCCGTGACCGGTCCGGGCGGCTGGAGCTGGCAGGGCTGGTGGCACGGGGGCGAGCGCGGCACGGCGCCGGCGGCCAGGGTCCCGGCCCCCAAGGACTCTGCCCCCAAGGACTCGGCCCCCAAGGACTCGGCCTCGAAACCGCCCCGCAAGCGGGCCGCCGCGCCCCGCGGGCCCCGCCCGGCCAAGGCCGCGGCCTGA